CGGTGCCACCGCGCGCCCGATTTATGTGCTACACGTGAGTATCGGAAGCCGTGACACGGGTTGTACTCATCACCGGTTGCGACGAGGGTACCGGACGACGGGCGGCGCGAGCGTTCGCGGACGCCGACTGGACCGTCTACGCAACGGGTCTCGACGAGGATGCGCTCGAACCGCTCGAAGACGAGGGCTGCGAGACGGCCGTCCTCGACGTGACCGACGCCGAGGCGGGGTCGGTCGTCGACGACGTCGCCAAGGAGGCGGGCCGTCTCGACTGCGTTGTCAACAACGCCGGCGTCGGCCACCTCGGGGCCGTCGAGGAGACCGACGCCGGGGACGTCTCCGACCTCTTCGAGGTGAACGTCGTCGGGATGCACCGCTTGACCAGAGCCGCTCTCCCGCACCTCCGCGACTCCGAGATCGGGCGCGTCGTGAATCTGTCGAGCGTCGTCGGTCGCTACCCGCTGCCGGGGATGGCCGCCTACACCGCCTCGAAGTTCGCCGTCGAGGGCTGGACGGAGGCGCTCCGCGCCGAACTCGAACCGTTCGGCGTCGACGCGATACTCGTCGAACCCGGCGTCATCGGCACTGGGTTCGTCGACGACCTCTTCTCGGAACTCGACGACCGAGTCGCCGAGGGCGGCCGGTACGCCGACCTCTACCGGATGCTCGACTACTGGTTGCCGGACCTCGCCGACCTCGGCGGCGACGCCGACGAGGCGGTAAAGACCATCGTTCGCGCTGCCAGCGCGCCGAAACCGCGCGAGCGCTATCCCGTCGGGATGCAGGGTCGAGCGCTCGTTCTCGGCGGTCACCTCCCGGGCTGGGTCCGCGACGCGGGATGGCGCGTCGCCCGCAATGTCTCGCGCGTGTTCGGGAAGTAACGGCGGACCTTTTCGAAATTCGACGCTCTGGTTCAGTCGAATTTAACGGCGGTCCCGTACGCCAGCAACTCCGCCCCGCTCTGGGCGATGTTGGAGGTGACGAACCGCACG
This genomic stretch from Haloprofundus salilacus harbors:
- a CDS encoding SDR family oxidoreductase produces the protein MTRVVLITGCDEGTGRRAARAFADADWTVYATGLDEDALEPLEDEGCETAVLDVTDAEAGSVVDDVAKEAGRLDCVVNNAGVGHLGAVEETDAGDVSDLFEVNVVGMHRLTRAALPHLRDSEIGRVVNLSSVVGRYPLPGMAAYTASKFAVEGWTEALRAELEPFGVDAILVEPGVIGTGFVDDLFSELDDRVAEGGRYADLYRMLDYWLPDLADLGGDADEAVKTIVRAASAPKPRERYPVGMQGRALVLGGHLPGWVRDAGWRVARNVSRVFGK